The proteins below come from a single Vibrio cyclitrophicus genomic window:
- a CDS encoding DUF917 domain-containing protein, with the protein MIITEQMIDDIALGATVLGTGGGGDPYSGALMAKVAIATAKHPVRMIPLEDVQDDWMTVPSSMIGAPTVAVEKLNSKDQMLIAFEAMEKALGTEVAATFPIEVGGFNSLIPILVAAQKNIPVIDCDAMGRAFPEAQMVTFFLDGLPSAPNTLADERGNVVTLYPIDGIWSEKFARPITEQMGGSAAMCDYPMNGKNLKRSALPATLTQAMKIGEAIRLANDNNQSGTQAVLNIVGGHTIISGKIVDIQRETDGGFATGGVVIEKLAQFEDTGIDNVFVQFQNELLLAHKGTSRADMNQDNLLASTPDLISILDHETGKPITTEQLRYGQRIDLIAYPCDPKWRTDKGIEVAGPGYFGYTVEYQTIEQLKSALKR; encoded by the coding sequence GTGATTATTACTGAACAAATGATTGATGATATCGCGCTTGGTGCGACGGTATTAGGTACTGGCGGCGGTGGTGACCCATACAGCGGAGCATTGATGGCGAAAGTAGCCATTGCAACAGCAAAGCACCCTGTACGCATGATCCCTCTAGAAGACGTACAAGACGATTGGATGACAGTGCCCTCTTCAATGATTGGCGCACCAACCGTCGCAGTAGAGAAACTCAATTCGAAAGATCAAATGTTGATTGCTTTCGAAGCGATGGAAAAAGCGCTCGGCACTGAAGTAGCGGCAACGTTTCCTATCGAAGTGGGCGGTTTTAATTCGCTGATTCCAATCCTTGTTGCAGCACAAAAGAACATCCCTGTAATTGACTGTGATGCAATGGGCCGTGCGTTCCCAGAAGCTCAGATGGTGACTTTCTTTCTTGATGGCCTCCCTTCTGCTCCGAACACATTGGCTGATGAGCGTGGTAATGTCGTCACACTTTATCCAATTGACGGGATTTGGTCTGAAAAGTTCGCGCGACCAATTACTGAACAAATGGGCGGCTCTGCGGCAATGTGCGATTACCCAATGAACGGTAAGAACCTAAAACGTAGCGCACTGCCTGCAACACTGACCCAAGCAATGAAGATTGGTGAAGCGATTAGATTGGCGAACGACAACAATCAGAGTGGCACACAGGCCGTACTAAACATTGTTGGTGGCCATACCATCATCAGTGGCAAGATTGTTGATATTCAACGTGAAACCGATGGTGGCTTTGCAACTGGCGGTGTCGTGATTGAAAAGCTGGCTCAGTTTGAAGATACCGGCATCGATAACGTATTTGTACAGTTCCAAAACGAATTACTTCTCGCGCACAAAGGCACAAGCCGCGCAGACATGAACCAAGATAACCTGCTGGCATCAACACCAGATCTTATTTCGATCTTGGATCATGAAACCGGAAAGCCAATCACAACAGAACAACTTCGTTACGGGCAGCGCATTGACCTTATCGCCTACCCTTGCGACCCAAAATGGCGCACTGACAAAGGCATCGAAGTCGCGGGCCCGGGTTACTTTGGCTACACCGTCGAGTATCAAACCATTGAACAAC
- a CDS encoding cytosine permease, which yields MDGTMAAEAYVNKPEATHSHKKIDDFELEPVPEKAKRSWWVISLIWLAIGIDISGLFLGSILSSGIGFEDALLATFIGSGLLAIIAMLCANIGFQAGVSTPLVSSAVFGRNGGKILGFINGISLVGWFAFQADFFAFIMVDALAKYDIIISHLTALIGGSVLMMMTAIYGVRALGKLSTYSVPLMVTLITIGLFMAADYQGGAAPSIEDPLTLGQAISFVMSIWILAAVAAPDIARYAKTRRDAILGAGIGFLVGNSAIILIALILTKMTGTDDLVEVFFTLGLGMAAIIVLVFAQWTTNSSNLTSGGLCMSMVLPKIPRPVLVVIMTIVGIGIAQLGMVNKFTDFLMLLSVTIAPAAGVYIVQYYVLDSTKMSFENIQQVPAWMFKGLASWAFGTAFSACTAPEFFNLFSLTSISALDGILAAGVIYLALMKLSPSSDKE from the coding sequence ATGGATGGCACTATGGCGGCAGAAGCTTACGTGAATAAACCCGAAGCAACACACAGCCACAAAAAGATAGACGACTTCGAATTGGAACCCGTTCCCGAGAAAGCCAAACGATCTTGGTGGGTTATCAGCCTTATTTGGTTGGCTATCGGCATCGATATTTCGGGATTGTTTCTCGGCTCGATTCTAAGCAGCGGGATTGGTTTTGAAGACGCACTGCTTGCCACGTTTATTGGTTCAGGCTTATTGGCGATCATCGCGATGCTGTGTGCCAACATTGGCTTTCAAGCTGGCGTGTCTACCCCGCTGGTGAGCAGCGCGGTGTTTGGTCGTAACGGCGGTAAAATTCTTGGCTTCATCAACGGCATCTCATTAGTCGGCTGGTTCGCATTCCAGGCTGATTTCTTCGCTTTCATCATGGTCGATGCACTGGCGAAATACGACATCATAATTTCACACCTCACCGCTCTTATTGGCGGCAGTGTATTAATGATGATGACGGCCATCTACGGTGTTCGTGCCCTAGGTAAACTCAGCACCTATTCAGTACCTTTAATGGTGACGCTGATTACCATCGGTTTGTTTATGGCCGCTGATTATCAAGGTGGCGCAGCGCCATCCATTGAAGATCCTTTGACGCTTGGCCAAGCTATCTCCTTTGTTATGTCTATCTGGATTCTAGCTGCGGTTGCTGCACCTGATATTGCTCGCTACGCCAAAACGCGTCGTGATGCGATTCTAGGAGCGGGTATCGGTTTCCTCGTCGGCAACAGTGCCATTATTCTTATCGCGTTGATCCTGACCAAAATGACAGGCACCGACGACCTAGTAGAAGTCTTCTTCACACTTGGTTTAGGTATGGCAGCTATCATCGTTCTGGTATTTGCTCAGTGGACCACCAACAGTAGCAACCTGACCTCTGGCGGCTTATGCATGTCGATGGTTCTACCGAAGATTCCGCGCCCTGTTCTGGTTGTGATCATGACCATCGTCGGTATTGGCATTGCTCAACTCGGCATGGTGAACAAGTTTACTGACTTCTTAATGCTCCTCAGCGTAACCATTGCGCCTGCGGCAGGTGTCTACATCGTTCAATATTATGTTTTAGATTCGACAAAAATGAGCTTTGAGAACATCCAACAAGTTCCAGCTTGGATGTTTAAAGGCTTGGCTTCTTGGGCATTTGGTACTGCATTCAGCGCTTGTACTGCGCCAGAGTTTTTCAACCTGTTTTCGTTAACCAGCATCTCAGCGTTAGACGGCATTCTTGCCGCTGGTGTGATTTACCTCGCCCTAATGAAGCTTTCTCCTTCAAGTGATAAGGAATAG
- a CDS encoding LysR family transcriptional regulator, which produces MSDKVNSNNKLDKRDLRRLELFCEIVEQGGINQAVASTGISQPVLSNQLIALEKSLELTLCQRGRRGFKLTHEGEQVYKYANQLKLTLTDFAYKLRGVQTELSGHVRIGCLDNTVTLPYSPLPKAIETFYQRSNSVEVSVDVGDFTQLNEKLAKNQIDMMIVVLGSHQKSAFQHKYPLFEEHSYLYARKDLAEKIMDKNFSLDGCRINMGGYAKGEMFRLLNIEQYDSVKPFDGWHVESGVILTLAGTHLSFLPSHLIDRGHYDQALIPLQPEKWSLKSQFYVVLKQPVDSLSPAARAFFDELHQLETSDSN; this is translated from the coding sequence GTGAGTGACAAAGTGAATTCAAACAATAAGTTAGATAAAAGAGACCTGCGAAGATTAGAGCTTTTTTGTGAAATTGTTGAGCAAGGAGGCATCAATCAGGCGGTCGCAAGCACCGGGATTAGCCAGCCTGTGCTGAGTAATCAGCTTATTGCCTTGGAAAAAAGCTTAGAATTAACATTATGCCAACGTGGAAGAAGGGGTTTTAAGCTGACTCATGAAGGTGAGCAAGTGTATAAATATGCGAACCAACTAAAGTTAACCCTAACCGACTTCGCTTATAAGTTACGAGGTGTACAGACAGAACTCTCTGGGCATGTTCGAATTGGATGCTTGGATAACACCGTCACTTTGCCCTATAGCCCACTTCCTAAAGCGATCGAGACGTTTTACCAACGCAGTAACAGTGTTGAGGTGAGTGTTGATGTCGGCGATTTCACCCAGTTGAATGAGAAGTTAGCAAAGAACCAGATTGATATGATGATAGTGGTTCTAGGGTCACATCAAAAATCAGCGTTTCAACATAAATACCCATTGTTTGAAGAGCACAGTTATCTGTATGCGCGCAAAGATCTGGCTGAGAAGATCATGGACAAGAACTTCTCATTGGATGGTTGTCGTATCAATATGGGGGGGTATGCTAAAGGTGAGATGTTCCGATTACTGAATATTGAGCAGTACGATTCTGTAAAGCCTTTTGATGGTTGGCATGTCGAGTCGGGGGTGATTCTAACCTTGGCTGGCACACACTTGAGTTTTTTACCGTCTCACTTAATCGACCGTGGCCATTATGACCAAGCTTTGATTCCACTTCAGCCTGAGAAATGGAGCCTTAAGAGCCAGTTTTACGTGGTGCTAAAGCAGCCTGTGGATTCCCTTTCCCCTGCCGCGCGTGCGTTTTTTGATGAGTTACACCAACTGGAAACATCGGACTCAAACTAG